The proteins below are encoded in one region of Xenopus laevis strain J_2021 chromosome 8L, Xenopus_laevis_v10.1, whole genome shotgun sequence:
- the ribc1.L gene encoding RIB43A domain with coiled-coils 1 L homeolog (The RefSeq protein has 7 substitutions compared to this genomic sequence) has protein sequence MHKVDLLPDPKEIAATERRRNQEQQRQSRIFNAKCRTIGVDVQTLDKQVQELKLKERAEKASDEAYDAESLLNDKIAQILEQRQEQLAQSLEKAVQDFRNQLQQPHTRREFDLYDPKALKKDQPARVGDEDPRCGPASLQKFTGEDLNEKERKKMQMDLTKKWFSEQIEERQRMQHQAKYADHLNDKKRVELDERALNLSSMEEECRKAINLATKNYNEALALEASEHKRLRNQQEQDDNFAEIYNHLTGDILTENPAAASSSYGPHRVIPDRWKGMSPEQLQAIRETQDQQCQEKQRLNEQDKQLETEWAHQRVLAARAAMTLEQQEMEMNKELRKRLDLYNQQLSKEQKAHLEYLEKEVYTNNPTAHYYTQFNTTSR, from the exons ATGCATAAGGTGGACTTGCTACCAGATCCAAAAGAAATAGCTGCCACTGAGCGAAGGAGGAACCAAGAGCAGCAGAGGCAGAGCCGAATATTTAATGCCAAATGTCGCACCATCGGG GTTGATGTACAGACACTGGACAGACAGGTGCAGGAGCTGAAGTTGAAAGAAAGAGCTGAGAAAGCTAGCGATGAAGCATATG ATGCTGAAAGTCTGCTGAATGATAAAATAGCACAAATACTGGAGCATAGGCAGGAGCAGTTGGCACAGACCTTAGAGAAAGCAGTGCAAGATTTCAGGAACCAACTTCAGCAGCCTCATACCCGCAGGGAGTTTGACCTGTATGACCCCAAAGCTTTAAAGAAGGACCAACCTGCCCGAGTGGGGGATGAAGACCCCAGGTGTGGGCTGGCCAGCTTGCAGAAATTCACTGGAGAAGATCTGAATGAGAAGGAACGGAAGAAGATGCAGATGGATCTGACCAAGAAATGGTTCTCCGAGCAGctagaagagagaaagagaatgcAGCACCAGGCAAAGTATGCAG ACCACTTAAATGACAAGAAGAGGGTAGAACTGGATGAAAGGGCTTTGAATCTGAGCTCCATGGAAGAAGAATGCAGGAAGGCCATTAATCTAGCCACCAAAAACTACAATGAGGCCCTG GCTTTGGAAGCATCAGAGCACAAAAGGCTGAGGAACCAACAGGAACAAGATGATAATTTTGCAGAGATCTTTAACCACCTTACAGGAGACATTTTAACAGAGAACCCTGCTGCTGCCTCCAGTAGTTATGGTCCCCACCGTGTTATACCCGATCGCTGGAAGGGTATGAGTCCCGAGCAGCTCCAAGCTATAAGGGAGACCCAGGATCAACAATGTCAGGAGAAGCAG AGGCTAAATGAGCAAGATAAGCAGCTGGAGACAGAGTGGGCCCATCAGAGAGTTTTGGCAGCCCGGGCAGCAATGACGCTGGAACAGCAAGAAATGGAAATGAATAAAGAACTGAGAAAGAGACTGGATTTATATAACCAGCAGTTGAGCAAAGAGCAGAAAGCACA CCTGGAATATCTGGAGAAGGAAGTATATACTAACAACCCGACTGCCCACTACTACACTCAGTTCAACACTACCAGCCGCTGA
- the ribc1.L gene encoding RIB43A domain with coiled-coils 1 L homeolog isoform X7 produces MSRKRSNSPPTGQHSVAHPVAMATRVHFTQTSLSLGLSNSKLLGQLIFICASPDMHKVDLLPDPKEIAATERRRNQEQQRQSRIFNAKCRTIGVDVQTLDRQVQELKLKERAEKASDEAYDAESLLNDKIAQILEHRQEQLAQTLEKAVQDFRNQLQQPHTRREFDLYDPKALKKDQPARVGDEDPRCGLASLQKFTGEDLNEKERKKMQMDLTKKWFSEQLEERKRMQHQAKYADHLNDKKRVELDERALNLSSMEEECRKAINLATKNYNEALALEASEHKRLRNQQEQDDNFAEIFNHLTGDILTENPAAASSSYGPHRVIPDRWKGMSPEQLQAIRETQDQQCQEKQRLNEQDKQLETEWAHQRVLAARAAMTLEQQEMEMNKELRKRLDLYNQQLSKEQKAHLEYLEKEVYTNNPTAHYYTQFNTTSR; encoded by the exons CAGCAAGTTATTGGGTCAGCTGATCTTTATATGTGCCTCTCCAGACATGCATAAGGTGGACTTGCTACCAGATCCAAAAGAAATAGCTGCCACTGAGCGAAGGAGGAACCAAGAGCAGCAGAGGCAGAGCCGAATATTTAATGCCAAATGTCGCACCATCGGG GTTGATGTACAGACACTGGACAGACAGGTGCAGGAGCTGAAGTTGAAAGAAAGAGCTGAGAAAGCTAGCGATGAAGCATATG ATGCTGAAAGTCTGCTGAATGATAAAATAGCACAAATACTGGAGCATAGGCAGGAGCAGTTGGCACAGACCTTAGAGAAAGCAGTGCAAGATTTCAGGAACCAACTTCAGCAGCCTCATACCCGCAGGGAGTTTGACCTGTATGACCCCAAAGCTTTAAAGAAGGACCAACCTGCCCGAGTGGGGGATGAAGACCCCAGGTGTGGGCTGGCCAGCTTGCAGAAATTCACTGGAGAAGATCTGAATGAGAAGGAACGGAAGAAGATGCAGATGGATCTGACCAAGAAATGGTTCTCCGAGCAGctagaagagagaaagagaatgcAGCACCAGGCAAAGTATGCAG ACCACTTAAATGACAAGAAGAGGGTAGAACTGGATGAAAGGGCTTTGAATCTGAGCTCCATGGAAGAAGAATGCAGGAAGGCCATTAATCTAGCCACCAAAAACTACAATGAGGCCCTG GCTTTGGAAGCATCAGAGCACAAAAGGCTGAGGAACCAACAGGAACAAGATGATAATTTTGCAGAGATCTTTAACCACCTTACAGGAGACATTTTAACAGAGAACCCTGCTGCTGCCTCCAGTAGTTATGGTCCCCACCGTGTTATACCCGATCGCTGGAAGGGTATGAGTCCCGAGCAGCTCCAAGCTATAAGGGAGACCCAGGATCAACAATGTCAGGAGAAGCAG AGGCTAAATGAGCAAGATAAGCAGCTGGAGACAGAGTGGGCCCATCAGAGAGTTTTGGCAGCCCGGGCAGCAATGACGCTGGAACAGCAAGAAATGGAAATGAATAAAGAACTGAGAAAGAGACTGGATTTATATAACCAGCAGTTGAGCAAAGAGCAGAAAGCACA CCTGGAATATCTGGAGAAGGAAGTATATACTAACAACCCGACTGCCCACTACTACACTCAGTTCAACACTACCAGCCGCTGA